A single genomic interval of Hevea brasiliensis isolate MT/VB/25A 57/8 chromosome 4, ASM3005281v1, whole genome shotgun sequence harbors:
- the LOC110642858 gene encoding flowering-promoting factor 1-like protein 3, protein MSGVWVFKNGVVRLVDNQAGPESVNGSGQGSSGVRRKVLVHVPTNEVITSYAVLENKLSSLGWERYYDDPDLLQFHKRSTVHLISLPKDFSNFKSLHMYDIVVKNRNMFEVRDME, encoded by the coding sequence ATGTCTGGCGTTTGGGTTTTCAAGAACGGTGTGGTCCGGCTCGTCGATAATCAAGCTGGACCTGAGTCTGTAAATGGAAGCGGTCAAGGGTCAAGTGGTGTTCGCCGGAAAGTGCTGGTTCACGTTCCTACTAATGAAGTTATCACTTCTTATGCTGTTCTTGAAAACAAGCTTTCTTCTCTTGGGTGGGAGAGGTACTACGATGACCCTGACCTCCTCCAATTCCACAAAAGATCCACAGTTCATCTCATCTCCCTCCCTAAGGATTTCAGCAATTTCAAGTCCTTGCACATGTACGATATCGTCGTCAAAAACCGTAACATGTTTGAAGTCAGGGATATGGAGTAG